A single Glycine soja cultivar W05 chromosome 14, ASM419377v2, whole genome shotgun sequence DNA region contains:
- the LOC114383012 gene encoding probable folate-biopterin transporter 2 isoform X2, whose product MFSHFSGIAGDLTSFLLVCDTLCTSLIFLSSDGFIYFNSIIVLGFIGVIAMLLLSLHENLHLVLALLALTAGSAGGAIADVTIDACVAQNSISQPSLAADMQSLCAFSLSVGSLIGYFISGIFVHFLGPMGVFGLMTIPAGLVISVGFLLYEPRMHNTSYTQVKQNFIDAGKAMWTTLRSEDVWGPCLYMYLSLALSLDIREGMFYWYTDSKGGPSFSQESVGFIFSISSVGALLGAILYQYALKDYAFRNLLFWTQLIYGLSGMLDLILVSRLNLKFGIPDYFFVVIVESIAKMTNRLKWMPMLVLSSKLCPSGIEGTFFALLMSIDNVGLLSASWGGGFVLHMLRITRTKFDNIWLAILIRNILRIAPLWLLFLVPRADRSSSILPCKSMNSEVAIDPSDTKNVELVSLVHSVDGK is encoded by the exons ATGTTCTCCCATTTTTCGGGTATCGCAGGAGACCTTACTTCATTTTTGCTGGTATGCGATACATTGTGCACATCTTTGATCTTCCTAAGTTCAGATGGGTTCATATATTTCAACTCAATTATTGTTTTAG GTTTCATAGGAGTGATTGCCATGCTTTTGTTATCTTTGCATGAAAACCTGCATCTTGTGTTGGCCCTTTTGGCATTAACAGCTGGGAGTGCTGGGGGGGCAATAGCAGATGTGACCATTGATGCCTGTGTGGCACAGAACAGTATCTCTCAACCCTCACTTGCTGCTGACATGCAAAGTTTATGTGCCTTCAGTTTATCTGTTGGATCACTAATTGGTTACTTCATTAGTGGTATCTTTGTTCACTTTCTAGGCCCTATG GGGGTGTTTGGTCTGATGACTATCCCAGCTGGACTTGTAATTTCGGTTGGTTTTCTGCTTTATGAGCCTCGTATGCACAACACATCTTACACACAG gtgaaacaaaattttattgatgCTGGCAAGGCTATGTGGACTACATTGAGGAGTGAAGATGTATGGGGGCCTTGTTTATACATGTATTTATCCCTTGCATTGAGTTTGGATATTCGTGAAGGAATGTTTTATTGGTATACAGACTCAAAGGGTGGACCATCTTTCTCTCAG GAGAGTGttggttttatattttcaattagttCTGTGGGGGCTCTTTTAGGTGCAATACTATACCAGTATGCTCTAAAGGATTATGCATTCAGGAACTTGCTATTCTGGACTCAGTTGATTTATGGCTTGTCAGGGATGCTTGATCTGATTCTGGTCTCGAGATTGAACCTTAAGTTTGGCATACCAGATTATTTCTTTGTTGTGATTGTTGAAAGCATAGCTAAAATGACTAATAGGCTCAAGTGGATGCCTATGCTTGTGCTTAGCTCAAAGCTTTGTCCCTCAGGTATTGAAGGCACTTTTTTTGCTCTCCTAATGTCAATTGATAATGTTGGACTTCTCTCAGCATCATGGGGTGGTGGCTTTGTTCTCCACATGCTCAGGATCACAAGAACAAAGTTTGATAACATTTGGTTGGCGATTTTGATCCGCAACATTTTAAGGATTGCTCCACTTTGGCTCCTGTTTTTGGTGCCTAGAGCTGACCGCAGCTCTTCAATTCTTCCATGTAAAAGCATGAATTCAGAGGTGGCTATCGACCCTTCAGACACCAAAAATGTTGAATTGGTGTCCCTTGTACACAGTGTTGATGGTAAATAG
- the LOC114383012 gene encoding probable folate-biopterin transporter 2 isoform X1, which yields MEEENQEDPCSESMEEDESKRGVWDCFCIPINWFSMLSREMHWSFVFGVVVVYGISQGLGGALAEVGTKYYMKDVQKVQPSEAQIYKGITSIPWIVKPLWGLLTDVLPFFGYRRRPYFIFAGFIGVIAMLLLSLHENLHLVLALLALTAGSAGGAIADVTIDACVAQNSISQPSLAADMQSLCAFSLSVGSLIGYFISGIFVHFLGPMGVFGLMTIPAGLVISVGFLLYEPRMHNTSYTQVKQNFIDAGKAMWTTLRSEDVWGPCLYMYLSLALSLDIREGMFYWYTDSKGGPSFSQESVGFIFSISSVGALLGAILYQYALKDYAFRNLLFWTQLIYGLSGMLDLILVSRLNLKFGIPDYFFVVIVESIAKMTNRLKWMPMLVLSSKLCPSGIEGTFFALLMSIDNVGLLSASWGGGFVLHMLRITRTKFDNIWLAILIRNILRIAPLWLLFLVPRADRSSSILPCKSMNSEVAIDPSDTKNVELVSLVHSVDGK from the exons ATGGAGGAGGAAAATCAGGAAGATCCATGTAGTGAATCTATGGAGGAAGATGAATCCAAAAGGGGGGTTTGGGACTGTTTTTGCATCCCAATAAATTGGTTTAGCATGCTTTCTAGGGAAATGCATTGGAGCTTTGTGTTTGGGGTGGTGGTTGTTTATGGAATAAGCCAGGGACTTGGTGGAGCTCTTGCTGAAGTTGGGACTAAGTATTACATGAAAGATGTTCAGAAGGTGCAGCCATCTGAGGCACAGATTTATAAAGGAATCACATCCATTCCTTGGATTGTGAAGCCTCTTTGGGGTCTTCTCACTGATGTTCTCCCATTTTTCGGGTATCGCAGGAGACCTTACTTCATTTTTGCTG GTTTCATAGGAGTGATTGCCATGCTTTTGTTATCTTTGCATGAAAACCTGCATCTTGTGTTGGCCCTTTTGGCATTAACAGCTGGGAGTGCTGGGGGGGCAATAGCAGATGTGACCATTGATGCCTGTGTGGCACAGAACAGTATCTCTCAACCCTCACTTGCTGCTGACATGCAAAGTTTATGTGCCTTCAGTTTATCTGTTGGATCACTAATTGGTTACTTCATTAGTGGTATCTTTGTTCACTTTCTAGGCCCTATG GGGGTGTTTGGTCTGATGACTATCCCAGCTGGACTTGTAATTTCGGTTGGTTTTCTGCTTTATGAGCCTCGTATGCACAACACATCTTACACACAG gtgaaacaaaattttattgatgCTGGCAAGGCTATGTGGACTACATTGAGGAGTGAAGATGTATGGGGGCCTTGTTTATACATGTATTTATCCCTTGCATTGAGTTTGGATATTCGTGAAGGAATGTTTTATTGGTATACAGACTCAAAGGGTGGACCATCTTTCTCTCAG GAGAGTGttggttttatattttcaattagttCTGTGGGGGCTCTTTTAGGTGCAATACTATACCAGTATGCTCTAAAGGATTATGCATTCAGGAACTTGCTATTCTGGACTCAGTTGATTTATGGCTTGTCAGGGATGCTTGATCTGATTCTGGTCTCGAGATTGAACCTTAAGTTTGGCATACCAGATTATTTCTTTGTTGTGATTGTTGAAAGCATAGCTAAAATGACTAATAGGCTCAAGTGGATGCCTATGCTTGTGCTTAGCTCAAAGCTTTGTCCCTCAGGTATTGAAGGCACTTTTTTTGCTCTCCTAATGTCAATTGATAATGTTGGACTTCTCTCAGCATCATGGGGTGGTGGCTTTGTTCTCCACATGCTCAGGATCACAAGAACAAAGTTTGATAACATTTGGTTGGCGATTTTGATCCGCAACATTTTAAGGATTGCTCCACTTTGGCTCCTGTTTTTGGTGCCTAGAGCTGACCGCAGCTCTTCAATTCTTCCATGTAAAAGCATGAATTCAGAGGTGGCTATCGACCCTTCAGACACCAAAAATGTTGAATTGGTGTCCCTTGTACACAGTGTTGATGGTAAATAG